The Glycine soja cultivar W05 chromosome 8, ASM419377v2, whole genome shotgun sequence genome has a window encoding:
- the LOC114420909 gene encoding cationic amino acid transporter 1-like: MTRMEMEEGGSRGARRRGCTFQKNDFFPEESFKSWGSYGIALRETPWKFKNRVMTRSKDETEVVEMKGRSSNEMKKTLNSWDLIWFGIGAVIGSGIFVITGLEARDAAGPAVVLSYVVSGISALLSVFCYTEFAVEIPVAGGSFAYLRVELGDFVAFIAAGNILLEYVIGGAAISRSWTSYFATLCNHHPDEFRIIIPNVNPDYGHLDPIAVVVLIAIATLAMVSTKASSLFNNIATIVHCLVIVFIIVAGLINANPQNLTPFTPFGVRGVFKASAVLFFAFIGFDAVATMAEETKNPARDIPIGLVGSMTITTLVYCLLSLTLCLVQSYKDIDVDAPFSVAFHAVGWDWAKYIVALGALKGMTTVLLVTIVGESRYLTHISRTHMMPPWFGLVDDKTGTPVNATIAMLTVTSVIAFFTNFRVLSSLLSISTLLIFMLVAVALLVRRYYSSGVTTKANQVKLIVCLVLIFGSSCGVSAYWANSDGIIGYVICVPLWLLGTGGLWLGVPMAKTPKLWGVPLVPWLPALSIFINIFLLGSIDVASYIRFGVWTALLLVYYAFVGLHASYDAAKELKSASSNTTTNQLDQDLNMLEQGVQSQNISTT, translated from the exons atgaCCAGAATGGAAATGGAAGAAGGTGGGAGCAGGGGTGCGCGGAGAAGGGGATGCACGTTTCAGAAGAACGATTTCTTCCCGGAGGAATCGTTCAAGAGCTGGGGTAGCTACGGAATAGCGTTGAGGGAGACGCCGTGGAAGTTTAAGAATCGGGTCATGACCCGATCCAAGGACGAGACGGAGGTGGTGGAGATGAAGGGGCGGAGCAGCAACGAGATGAAGAAGACGCTCAACTCGTGGGACCTCATATGGTTCGGCATCGGCGCCGTCATCGGCTCCGGCATATTTGTCATTACCGGCCTCGAGGCACGTGACGCTGCCGGTCCTGCTGTCGTCTTGTCCTACGTTGTTTCCGGCATCTCCGCCTTGCTATCCGTCTTTTGCTACACAGAATTCGCCGTCGAAATTCCCGTCGCAG GTGGGTCATTTGCGTACTTAAGGGTGGAATTGGGAGACTTCGTGGCGTTCATAGCCGCCGGAAACATCCTCCTGGAGTACGTAATCGGCGGTGCCGCCATATCGCGGTCATGGACCTCCTATTTCGCCACCCTCTGCAACCACCACCCAGACGAGTTCCGCATAATAATCCCCAACGTGAATCCCGACTACGGCCACCTGGACCCCATAGCCGTGGTGGTCCTCATAGCCATCGCCACCCTCGCAATGGTCAGCACCAAAGCCTCCTCCCTCTTTAACAACATCGCCACCATCGTCCACTGCCTCGTCATCGTCTTCATCATCGTCGCCGGACTCATCAACGCCAACCCCCAAAACCTCACTCCCTTCACACCCTTCGGCGTTCGCGGCGTTTTCAAGGCCTCAGCGGTTCTCTTCTTCGCCTTCATCGGCTTCGACGCGGTGGCGACGATGGCTGAGGAAACCAAGAACCCCGCAAGAGACATTCCCATTGGACTTGTCGGCTCCATGACGATAACAACGTTGGTGTACTGCTTGTTGTCTTTAACACTATGTCTTGTGCAGTCCTACAAGGATATTGACGTGGATGCACCGTTTTCCGTTGCGTTTCATGCTGTGGGGTGGGATTGGGCTAAGTACATTGTCGCATTGGGTGCGTTGAAGGGAATGACCACTGTTTTGCTTGTGACTATAGTTGGTGAATCTCGTTACTTAACACACATTTCACGTACTCACATGATGCCACCTTGGTTTGGCCTCGTGGACGACAAGACCGGGACGCCAGTGAATGCTACAATAGCAATGCTAACAGTAACATCAGTGATTGCTTTCTTCACAAACTTTCGTGTTCTCTCTAGCCTCTTGTCCATTTCCACTCTCCTTATTTTCATGCTGGTGGCCGTGGCGCTTCTTGTGAGGCGATATTACTCAAGTGGGGTAACCACAAAGGCGAATCAAGTGAAGCTTATTGTGTGCCTTGTGCTAATATTTGGGTCTTCGTGTGGCGTTTCGGCTTATTGGGCAAACAGTGATGGGATTATTGGGTATGTGATTTGTGTGCCGTTGTGGCTTTTGGGGACTGGAGGGCTTTGGCTTGGTGTTCCAATGGCCAAGACACCCAAACTATGGGGGGTGCCTTTGGTTCCGTGGCTACCTGCTTTGTCTATTTTCATTAACATTTTCCTTCTTGGATCTATCGACGTGGCCTCATATATTAGGTTTGGGGTGTGGACAGCGTTGCTCTTGGTTTACTATGCTTTTGTTGGCTTGCATGCTTCTTATGACGCCGCAAAGGAGTTAAAGAGTGCAAGTAGTAATACTACTACTAATCAGCTTGACCAAGACTTGAACATGCTGGAACAGGGAGTGCAAAGCCAAAATATCAGTACTACAtag
- the LOC114421810 gene encoding protein WHAT'S THIS FACTOR 9, mitochondrial-like, with translation MFHWLFGIARNFGFVRGYQQGYIYQQKFSLVNIKLKWVKDRTLDAVVTGQRDLKAAGILVSIIYSSSECCLPIYHLSRHRGQLGLPSDLKLSTFIRRYPNIFNESSFLDSGGSPVPCFSLSPEALELHHEEVNILQQNQLELRDRLCKLLMLTSDRILPLQTIDQLKWDLGLPYDYQHSFVPNHPESFLYVRLPDDRIGLKLLFWDDKLAISELQKNTSLQQKAEDIKNGSLAFPISFTRGFGLKRKCMEWLKDWQKLPYTSPYINASHLDPRTDVSEKRIVGVFHELLHLTLHKQTERKNVSNLRRPLALPQKFTKVFERHPGIFYISKRSDTQTVVLREAYNGQEPVQNHALVQIREEFASLLKKGLLDRSKGVYKKSRHTNLVEGFRKEVCIAKKTNQLSSQDESDSMFSEYDSDGPPQNPC, from the coding sequence ATGTTCCATTGGCTTTTTGGTATTGCAAGAAATTTTGGTTTTGTTCGTGGTTATCAACAAGGATACATTTACCAGCAGAAGTTTAGTCTGGTGAACATAAAGTTGAAATGGGTGAAAGATAGGACATTGGATGCTGTTGTTACTGGTCAGAGGGATCTTAAGGCAGCTGGGATTCTTGTCTCCATCATTTATTCTTCTTCTGAATGCTGCCTTCCAATATACCATCTTTCTCGCCACCGTGGACAACTTGGTCTTCCCAGTGACCTCAAACTTTCCACCTTTATAAGAAGATATCCCAACATATTTAATGAGTCCTCTTTTCTTGATAGTGGAGGCTCTCCTGTTCCGTGTTTCAGTTTGAGTCCTGAAGCCTTGGAGCTCCATCATGAGGAAGTCAACATCCTTCAGCAAAATCAGTTGGAACTCAGGGATAGGCTGTGCAAACTGCTTATGCTCACAAGTGATAGAATCCTTCCACTACAAACCATTGACCAGTTAAAATGGGACTTGGGTTTACCATACGATTACCAGCATTCTTTTGTTCCAAATCATCCTGAAAGTTTCTTATATGTTCGCCTTCCTGATGATCGTATTGGCCTGAAATTGTTATTTTGGGATGACAAGCTTGCCATCTCAGAGTTACAGAAGAATACTTCTCTACAACAAAAGGCAGAAGACATAAAAAATGGATCCTTAGCATTTCCAATTAGTTTCACCAGGGGTTttggtttgaaaagaaaatgcatgGAGTGGTTGAAAGATTGGCAGAAACTCCCTTATACTTCACCTTACATCAATGCCTCTCATTTGGATCCCCGTACTGATGTATCTGAGAAAAGGATAGTTGGAGTCTTCCATGAGCTCCTTCATCTCACACTCCATAAGCAAACTGAGCGCAAGAACGTTAGCAACTTGCGTAGACCCTTGGCCCTACCTCAGAAGTTTACTAAAGTATTTGAGCGTCATCctggtattttttatatttccaaGAGGAGTGATACCCAAACAGTTGTTCTTAGGGAGGCCTATAATGGTCAGGAACCTGTGCAGAATCATGCCCTTGTACAAATTAGAGAGGAATTCGCAAGCCTGCTGAAGAAAGGGCTATTGGATAGGAGTAAGGGTGTATACAAAAAAAGCAGACACACTAATTTGGTGGAGGGTTTTAGAAAGGAGGTTTGCATTGCTAAAAAAACTAACCAGCTTAGTTCTCAGGATGAATCAGATTCCATGTTTTCTGAATATGATTCGGATGGCCCTCCACAAAACCCATGCTGA
- the LOC114421812 gene encoding DNA damage-binding protein 1a-like — protein MTIWNYVVTAHKPTNVTHSCVGNFTSPQDLNLIIAKCTRIEIHLLSPQGLQPMLDVPIYGRIATLELFRPHGEAQDYLFIATERYKFCVLQWDSETGELVTRAMGDVSDRIGRPTDNGQIGIIDPDCRLIGLHLYDGLFKVIPFDNKGQLKEAFNIRLEELQVLDIKFLYGCSKPTIVVLYQDNKDARHVKTYEVALKDKDFVEGPWSQNNLDNGADLLIPVPPPLCGVLIIGEETIVYCSANAFKAIPIRPSITKAYGRVDPDGSRYLLGDHTGLVSLLVIIHEKEKVTGLKIEPLGETSIASTISYLDNAFVYVGSSYGDSQLIKLNLQPDAKGSYVEVLERYVNLGPIVDFCVVDLERQGQGQVVTCSGAYKDGSLRVVRNGIGINEQASVELQGIKGMWSLRSSTDDPFDTFLVVSFISETRILAMNLEDELEETEIEGFCSQVQTLFCHDAVHNQLVQVTSSSVRLVSSTTRDLRNEWHAPSGYSVNVATANATQVLLATGGGHLVYLEIGDGILQEVKHAQLEYEISCLDINPIGENPNHSNLAAVGMWTDISVRIFSLPDLSLITKEQLGGEIIPRSVLLCAFEGISYLLCALGDGHLLNFMLNTSTGELTDRKKVSLGTQPITLRTFSSKNTTHVFAASDRPTVIYSSNKKLLYSNVNLKEVSHMCPFNSAAFPDSLAIAKEGELTIGTIDDIQKLHIRSIPLGEHARRICHQEQSRTFAICSLKYNPASGEDSEMHFVRLLDDQTFEFISTYSLDTYEYGCFIISCSFSDDNNVYYCVGTAYVLPEENEPTKGRILVFAVEDGKLQLIAEKETKGAVYCLNAFNGKLLAAINQKIQLYKWVLRDDGTHELQSECGHHGHILALYVQTRGDFIVVGDLMKSISLLIYKHEEGAIEERARDYNANWMSAVEIVDDDIYLGAENSFNLFTVRKNSEGATDEERGRLEVVGEYHLGEFVNRFRHGSLVMRLPDSDVGQIPTVIFGTINGVIGVIASLPHEQYVFLEKLQSNLRKVIKGVGGLSHEQWRSFNNEKKTVEARNFLDGDLIESFLDLNRSKMDEISKAVDVSVEELCKRVEELTRLH, from the exons ATGACTATATGGAACTACGTCGTCACGGCTCACAAACCCACCAACGTCACCCACTCCTGCGTCGGCAATTTCACCAGTCCTCAAGACCTCAATCTCATCATCGC GAAATGCACGCGCATCGAGATTCACCTGCTTTCTCCCCAAGGCTTGCAG CCTATGTTGGATGTGCCGATATATGGAAGAATTGCAACACTTGAACTCTTCCGCCCTCAT GGTGAAGCGCAGGATTATCTTTTTATTGCAACTGAAAGATACAAATTCTGTGTTCTTCAATGGGATTCCGAGACTGGTGAGCTTGTTACACG GGCAATGGGGGATGTTTCTGACCGGATAGGACGTCCCACAGATAATGGTCAG ATTGGCATTATTGATCCTGATTGTAGGTTGATTGGACTCCACTTGTATGATGGTTTGTTTAAA GTTATTCCCTTCGACAATAAAGGACAGCTCAAGGAAGCATTTAATATAAG GCTTGAGGAGCTCCAAGTTTTGGATATCAAATTTCTTTATGGTTGTTCAAAGCCAACTATTGTGGTTCTTTACCag GATAATAAAGATGCTCGTCATGTTAAAACATATGAGGTTGCACTGAAGGATAAAGATTTTGTTGAAGGTCCATGGTCCCAGAACAATCTCGATAATGGGGCTGATTTATTGATACCAGTTCCCCCACCTCTTTGTGGTGTGCTTATTATTGGGGAAGAAACCATAGTGTACTGCAGTGCTAATGCTTTCAAGGCTATCCCAATCAGACCT TCAATTACAAAAGCCTATGGAAGAGTTGATCCTGACGGTTCTCGATATTTACTTGGTGACCATACAGGGTTGGTTAGCCTACTTGTAATAATCCATGAGAAAGAAAA GGTTACGGGACTCAAAATTGAGCCCCTTGGGGAGACTTCCATTGCATCTACAATATCATACCTTGATAATGCATTCGTCTACGTTGGTTCAAGTTATGGAGATTCACAG CTAATAAAACTAAATCTACAGCCTGATGCAAAAGGTTCTTATGTGGAAGTATTGGAAAGGTATGTCAATTTGGGGCCTATTGTTGACTTCTGTGTGGTAGACCTCGAAAGGCAGGGCCAAGGTCAGGTTGTAACTTGCTCTGGAGCTTACAAGGATGGTTCTCTTCGTGTCGTTCGTAATGGAATAGGGATTAATGAACAG GCATCGGTAGAACTTCAAGGTATCAAAGGAATGTGGTCACTGAGATCCTCAACAGATGATCCTTTTGATACTTTTCTGGTTGTGAGTTTTATAAGTGAAACAAGAATCTTAGCAATGAATCTTGAGGATGAGCTGGAAGAAACTGAGATTGAGGGATTCTGTTCTCAAGTGCAGACTTTATTTTGCCATGATGCAGTTCATAATCAACTTGTTCAA GTTACTTCAAGCTCTGTCAGACTGGTCAGCTCCACAACTAGAGATCTTCGGAATGAATGGCATGCACCATCAGGCTATTCAGTAAATGTAGCTACGGCAAACGCTACCCAG GTTTTGTTGGCCACAGGAGGAGGGCATTTGGTTTACCTTGAAATTGGAGATGGCATATTACAGGAAGTAAAGCATGCCCAGCTAGAGTATGAGATTTCATGCCTGGACATAAATCCCATTGGTGAAAACCCCAATCACAGTAATCTAGCAGCAGTTGGAATGTGGACAGACATAAGTGTTAGAATTTTTTCTCTTCCTGATCTGAGTCTCATCACAAAGGAACAATTAGGAGGGGAGATCATACCTCGTTCTGTTCTTCTTTGTGCCTTTGAAGGG ATATCGTACTTGCTATGTGCCCTTGGTGATGGCCATCTCTTAAACTTTATGTTGAATACTAGTACCGGTGAATTAACAGATAGGAAAAAGGTATCTCTAGGGACACAACCTATAACACTACGGACTTTCTCCTCCAAAAATACTACTCATGTATTTGCTGCATCTGATCGGCCAACTGTAATTTATAGTagtaacaaaaaattactttatagTAATGTGAATCTGAAGGAAGTGAGTCACATGTGTCCTTTCAATTCTGCTGCTTTTCCAGACAG TTTGGCAATTGCAAAAGAAGGTGAGCTTACTATTGGCACTATTGATGATATACAAAAACTTCATATTCGCTCTATTCCGCTGGGGGAGCACGCACGACGTATCTGCCACCAGGAGCAATCTAGGACTTTTGCTATTTGTAGTTTGAAATACAACCCAGCTAGTGGTGAAGACTCAGAAATGCACTTTGTCCGCTTGCTGGATGACCAGACTTTTGAGTTCATATCAACTTATTCTCTTGACACTTATGAGTATGGTTGCTTCATAATTAGCTGCTCCTTCTCAGATGACAATAATGTGTATTACTGTGTTGGAACTGCATATGTACTGCCAGAGGAAAATGAACCAACCAAA GGAAGAATTCTTGTTTTTGCTGTTGAAGATGGAAAACTACAGCTAATTGCCGAGAAAGAGACAAAAGGAGCTGTTTATTGCTTGAATGCATTTAATGGTAAATTGCTTGCAGCTATTAATCAAAAAATTCAGCTGTATAAGTGGGTGCTCCGGGATGATGGTACTCATGAATTGCAGTCTGAATGTGGACATCACGGACACATCCTAGCACTTTATGTGCAAACTAGAGGAGATTTTATTGTAGTTGGTGATCTGATGAAGTCAATTTCCTTGTTAATCTACAAG CATGAAGAAGGTGCTATTGAGGAAAGAGCTCGTGACTACAATGCAAATTGGATGTCAGCCGTTGAAATCGTTGATGATGACATATACCTAGGTGCAGAAAACAGTTTTAATCTGTTCACTGTTCGGAAAAATAGTGAAGGTGCTACTGATGAAGAGCGAGGTCGTCTTGAAGTGGTTGGTGAGTATCACCTAGGAGAATTTGTCAATCGGTTCCGGCATGGCTCCCTTGTTATGCGCTTGCCAGATTCTGATGTGGGCCAGATTCCAACTGTTATCTTTGGCACCATTAATGGTGTTATTGGGGTAATTGCGTCTCTTCCACATGAGCAATATGTTTTCTTGGAGAAACTTCAGTCAAATTTGAGGAAGGTAATTAAAGGCGTTGGAGGGCTCAGCCATGAGCAATGGAGATCATTTAACAATGAGAAGAAAACTGTTGAAGCCAGAAACTTTTTAGATGGAGATTTGATCGAATCATTTCTCGATCTTAACCGCAGTAAGATGGATGAAATTTCCAAGGCAGTGGACGTTTCAGTGGAGGAGTTATGCAAGAGAGTAGAAGAGTTGACAAGGTTGCACTGA
- the LOC114424601 gene encoding glucan endo-1,3-beta-glucosidase 13-like isoform X2 gives MRNKMCLFLFLFFMECYLATARGIVVQQKSEAAIPVTTLSPPEGNTTFIDGTTWCVALAGVSQADLQNALDWACGLGMADCTAIQHGGPCFEPDTLVSHASFAFNSYYQINGNSDIACNFGGTAALTKHNPSYGKCVYSTSGSLVASAPPSLRKHNQNLVWSKLAALLLLSYFWM, from the exons ATGAGAAACAAAATGTGCCTTTTCCTCTTCCTGTTTTTTATGGAATGCTATCTGG CCACGGCAAGGGGAATTGTGGTGCAACAAAAGTCAGAAGCTGCAATCCCAGTGACAACATTGTCACCACCTGAAGGCAACACTACATTCATTGATGGCACAACTTGGTGTGTGGCTCTTGCTGGTGTTTCCCAAGCTGACTTGCAGAATGCTCTTGATTGGGCTTGTGGACTTGGAATGGCAGATTGCACAGCCATCCAACATGGTGGACCATGTTTTGAACCAGATACACTAGTTTCCCATGCATCCTTTGCTTTCAACAGCTACTATCAGATAAATGGCAATTCTGATATTGCATGCAATTTTGGAGGAACTGCTGCTTTGACAAAGCATAACCCCA GTTATGGAAAATGTGTCTATTCTACATCTGG ATCTTTAGTTGCTTCTGCCCCACCTTCACTGAGGAAGCATAACCAAAACCTGGTTTGGTCGAAACTTGCTGCCTTGTTACTGCTTTCATACTTTTGGATGTGA
- the LOC114424601 gene encoding glucan endo-1,3-beta-glucosidase 13-like isoform X1, producing MRNKMCLFLFLFFMECYLVWQKYIATARGIVVQQKSEAAIPVTTLSPPEGNTTFIDGTTWCVALAGVSQADLQNALDWACGLGMADCTAIQHGGPCFEPDTLVSHASFAFNSYYQINGNSDIACNFGGTAALTKHNPSYGKCVYSTSGSLVASAPPSLRKHNQNLVWSKLAALLLLSYFWM from the exons ATGAGAAACAAAATGTGCCTTTTCCTCTTCCTGTTTTTTATGGAATGCTATCTGG TCTGGCAAAAATATATAGCCACGGCAAGGGGAATTGTGGTGCAACAAAAGTCAGAAGCTGCAATCCCAGTGACAACATTGTCACCACCTGAAGGCAACACTACATTCATTGATGGCACAACTTGGTGTGTGGCTCTTGCTGGTGTTTCCCAAGCTGACTTGCAGAATGCTCTTGATTGGGCTTGTGGACTTGGAATGGCAGATTGCACAGCCATCCAACATGGTGGACCATGTTTTGAACCAGATACACTAGTTTCCCATGCATCCTTTGCTTTCAACAGCTACTATCAGATAAATGGCAATTCTGATATTGCATGCAATTTTGGAGGAACTGCTGCTTTGACAAAGCATAACCCCA GTTATGGAAAATGTGTCTATTCTACATCTGG ATCTTTAGTTGCTTCTGCCCCACCTTCACTGAGGAAGCATAACCAAAACCTGGTTTGGTCGAAACTTGCTGCCTTGTTACTGCTTTCATACTTTTGGATGTGA
- the LOC114424308 gene encoding protein kinase PINOID-like, which produces MLDTAERDSEVSLETVYSSTLGSSMSSESICSTSFSRLSFDLLPPSPETLSIKPHRSSDFAYSAAFRRKAALTFRDFHLLRRIGAGDIGTVYLCRLHNSNQLKNQDEDEEDVSCLYAMKVVDKDAVALKKKSQRAEMEKKILKMLDHPFLPTLYAEFEASHFSCIVMEFCSGGDLHSLRFKHPHNRFPLSSARFYAAEVLVALEYLHMLGIIYRDLKPENVLVRSDGHIMLSDFDLSLYSEAIPAVESSPDSLPSSNALPLPYAYTRSHSFMSPFSCFSNRSREVRTIEPNRLFVAEPVSARSCSFVGTHEYVSPEVASGRSHGNAVDWWSFGVFIYELIYGRTPYAGPSKEATLRNIVKKPLAFPTATPTSNLELHARDLISGLLNKDPARRLGSKRGAADVKKHPFFKGLNLALIRMQTPPEVPGSRRRTKTTSLYPVKGNGNNNHKQQQTASFDFYF; this is translated from the exons ATGTTAGACACTGCTGAGCGTGATTCTGAGGTGAGTTTGGAGACCGTCTATTCTTCCACACTTGGAAGCTCAATGAGCAGCGAGAGCATTTGTAGCACCAGTTTCAGCCGTCTTTCCTTCGATCTCCTCCCTCCCTCTCCCGAGACTCTCTCCATCAAGCCTCACCGCTCCTCCGACTTCGCCTACTCCGCCGCCTTCCGCCGCAAGGCCGCACTTACCTTCCGCGACTTCCACCTCCTCCGCCGCATCGGCGCCGGCGACATCGGCACCGTCTACCTATGCCGCCTCCACAACAGCAACCAATTGAAGAATCAGGATGAAGACGAAGAAGATGTTTCTTGTTTATACGCCATGAAAGTGGTGGACAAAGACGCAGTGGCATTGAAGAAGAAGTCGCAGAGAGCggaaatggagaaaaaaatcCTCAAGATGCTCGACCACCCGTTCCTCCCTACGCTCTACGCCGAGTTCGAAGCTTCTCATTTCTCTTGCATCGTCATGGAGTTTTGTTCCGGTGGAGACTTGCACTCCCTGCGCTTCAAGCACCCTCACAACCGTTTCCCTCTCTCCTCCGCAag ATTTTATGCGGCGGAGGTGCTGGTGGCGTTGGAATACCTCCACATGCTGGGAATCATCTACAGAGATTTAAAGCCTGAGAACGTGTTGGTTAGATCAGACGGTCACATCATGCTTTCTGATTTCGATCTTTCTCTTTACTCAGAGGCAATCCCAGCCGTTGAATCCTCCCCAGATTCCTTACCATCTTCAAACGCATTACCATTACCTTACGCTTACACTCGCTCGCATTCTTTTATGAGTCCATTCTCCTGCTTCTCAAACCGGTCGCGCGAGGTTCGAACTATTGAACCGAATCGGCTTTTTGTTGCCGAACCGGTTTCGGCTCGGTCCTGTTCCTTTGTTGGGACCCACGAGTACGTCTCGCCGGAGGTCGCTTCTGGCCGGTCGCACGGGAACGCCGTGGACTGGTGGTCGTTTGGAGTATTTATCTACGAGCTCATCTACGGTCGCACGCCGTATGCGGGTCCATCGAAAGAGGCTACGCTGCGGAACATCGTAAAGAAACCACTGGCGTTCCCCACGGCCACACCAACGAGCAATCTTGAACTGCACGCGCGGGATTTGATATCCGGCTTGCTGAACAAGGATCCGGCGCGCCGGCTCGGCTCGAAGCGCGGCGCCGCTGACGTCAAAAAGCACCCCTTCTTTAAAGGGCTCAACTTGGCGCTGATTCGCATGCAGACGCCGCCCGAAGTGCCTGGCTCCAGAAGAAGGACCAAAACGACGTCGCTGTACCCCGTGAAGGGTAACGGCAACAACAACCATAAACAACAACAGACGGCGTCGTTTGATTTTTActtctaa